A window of Enoplosus armatus isolate fEnoArm2 chromosome 3, fEnoArm2.hap1, whole genome shotgun sequence contains these coding sequences:
- the LOC139283465 gene encoding butyrophilin-like protein 1 — protein sequence MSITWFNYGPEVINVEEGRDAVLPCSLSTKEDIESKVFDWKKDGQNEVFMYDAGIHYNNGRTGQDEQFKGRVSHFHDELKNGNASIIIRNTKMADSGNYTCIFPHLQPSQMFHLQLAVGAAPEPYISMWDVTDSGVRLKCAVRGAFPQPKLQWQDSDGNLLRAEEPQISERGGRYDVTLQTTVTKTKTNRFHCVVKQEDISHMIDANITVPDKLFEDTCSRVEVTEWLLGGFALGVLSLAAVLAFLVATKRITIGSNKGFLQRRNGPSETPLNLPA from the exons ATGTCCATCACGTGGTTTAACTATG GGCCAGAGGTCATCAACgtggaggaagggagagatGCCGTTTTACCCTGTTCCCTCAGCACCAAGGAGGACATTGAGTCTAAAGTCTTTGACTGGAAGAAAGACGGTCAGAATGAGGTGTTCATGTACGATGCAGGCATTCATTACAATAACGGTCGTACAGGTCAAGATGAGCAGTTCAAAGGTCGCGTCTCACATTTTCACGATGAACTGAAGAACGGCAACGCCTCCATAATCATCAGAAACACGAAGATGGCCGACAGTGGAAACTACACCTGTATTTTTCCACATCTTCAGCCAAGTCAAATGTTCCACCTTCAGCTTGCAGTTG GTGCAGCTCCAGAGCCTTACATCTCGATGTGGGACGTCACTGACTCCGGGGTGCGGCTGAAGTGTGCCGTTCGAGGTGCTTTTCCGCAGCCGAAGCTGCAGTGGCAGGACAGTGACGGAAACCTCCTTCGTGCTGAGGAGCCACAGATCTCAGAAAGAGGAGGCCGCTACGACGTCACCCTCCAAACCACTGTGAccaagaccaaaaccaaccgTTTCCACTGTGTAGTCAAGCAGGAGGACATTTCCCATATGATCGATGCTAACATCACTGTTCCTG ACAAACTGTTTGAGGACACGTGCAGCAGAGTGGAAGTCACAGAGTGGTTGTTGGGTGGATTCGCTTTGGGAGTTCTATCTCTTGCTGCTGTTCTCGCTTTCCTTGTAGCTACAAAGCGTATCACAATAGGCTCTAATAAAG gttttcttCAGCGGAGAAATGGTCCCTCAGAGACGCCACTTAATTTACCTGcttga